One genomic window of Salvia miltiorrhiza cultivar Shanhuang (shh) chromosome 4, IMPLAD_Smil_shh, whole genome shotgun sequence includes the following:
- the LOC131023559 gene encoding uncharacterized protein LOC131023559 gives MTGLKFGSSNFNPYADHIILENSFYQRVLGGREISPNKLREMFMTRGLGEHKADYVKAAKMLLVTDLIFGYDGTNSRIPDWLWVLLEDTTAWEEFPWGSMSFQMTIHAINKVRSTPAANASYHLTGNTLAFLAWMYCALPKLGKDIGERKPSKVFPRMLRFTYTNNRRKPEAGEQVHFSLKPTEEEKQHKH, from the exons atgacagGATTGAAATTTGGGTCAAGCAACTTTAACCCCTATGCAGATCACATCATACTTGAGAATTCTTTTTATCAGAGAGTTCTTGGCGGTAGGGAAATTTCCCCCAACAAATTGAGGGAGATGTTTATGACCCGAGGTTTGGGTGAGCATAAAGCGGACTACGTTAAGGCAGCAAAGATGCTACTAGTGACGGATCTGATATTTGGCTATGATGGTACGAATTCCAGAATTCCGGATTGGCTCTGGGTGCTTTTGGAGGACACAACAGCATGGGAGGAATTCCCATGGGGCAGCATGTCATTTCAGATGACAATTCATGCAATCAACAAGGTGAGAAGCACTCCAGCAGCAAATGCATCATATCATCTAACCGGGAACACTCTTGCCTTCTTG GCTTGGATGTATTGTGCTCTCCCAAAGCTGGGAAAGGATATCGGAGAAAGAAAACCCTCAAAAGTATTCCCTCGGATGCTGAGGTTCACCTACACTAACAATCGCAGGAAACCGGAAGCTGGCGAACAG GTTCATTTTTCACTGAAACCAACAGAAGAGGAAAAGCAACATAAACACTGA
- the LOC131023558 gene encoding uncharacterized protein LOC131023558, which translates to MAARYEGVRMIQEQRIESEGEGRNQQQQEHQQQQHQQQQQGEAVMTFTASEMKQFIEKVGESAAKRARIEFVEHFNREELINDIADCVVSKLRQRQQYRPPQEVASTAEWMAHCETEERFYRQVWGTPASMPTPTPTPTPPAMQTLKPEYQPQRQH; encoded by the exons ATGGCCGCGAGGTATGAGGGGGTCAGAATGATTCAAGAACAAAGGATAGAGAGCGAAGGAGAAGGAAGAAACCAGCAACAGCAAGAGCATCAACAACAgcaacatcaacaacaacagcagGGAGAGGCTGTGATGACATTCACAGCCTCGGAAATGAAGCAATTTATTGAAAAAGTGGGAGAAAGCGCAGCAAAGAGAGCGCGCATTGAATTTGTTGAACATTTCAATCGGGAAGAGCTGATAAATGACATAGCTGACTGCGTCGTTAGCAAATTGCGTCAAAGACAGCAATATAGGCCACCACAAGAG GTTGCAAGCACAGCAGAATGGATGGCGCACTGTGAAACTGAGGAGAGATTTTACCGCCAAGTATGGGGAACACCGGCTTCTATGCCAACACCAACACCAACACCCACACCACCAGCAATGCAGACATTGAAGCCGGAATATCAGCCGCAGCGGCAGCACTAG
- the LOC131023556 gene encoding uncharacterized protein LOC131023556 translates to MSRRNVGLPYLVDKNWFGLIKKTTEKLDSQSIDSYLAVLAAKPELAGFEGIEFPANIAITGTMFSATIDQVWNELHGKDPKGTTYDPKSEEIIQEEQMKRLCLFAVGKEPRWGEYVKKWNDVEKLIMIVHFNDHWATCLVNFTDHELTIYDSNQHKFDDIHLDIRQCAFLPICRIIPQILKKIGYYEKRNVDGKYTEWIYSYPYDGSNNLKQLDSVSCGVLFIKYVEMMLTGKFVEKNMSKAGLKTFREKIAESIYKFSTDASTFEPLEDEDEQEDAGEGEDDGEGVAAANLRE, encoded by the exons ATGTCCAGGAGGAATGTGGGTTTGCCATATCTGGTGGACAAAAATTGGTTTGGTCTGATAAAGAAGACTACCGAAAAGCTAGACAGTCAAAGCATAGACTCTTACCTTGCCGTGCTAGCAGCAAAACCAGAGTTGGCTGGTTTTGAAGGAATTGAATTCCCTGCAAACATTGCCATCACAGGCACAATGTTCTCG GCTACCATAGACCAAGTATGGAATGAATTACATGGAAAAGATCCGAAAGGCACAACATATGACCCAAAAAGCGAAGAGATCATACAAGAGGAACAAATGAAGAGGCTATGCTTGTTTGCAGTGGGGAAAGAGCCACGATGGGGGGAGTATGTCAAGAAATGGAACGATGTTGAGAAG CTCATCATGATTGTTCACTTCAACGATCACTGGGCCACCTGTTTGGTGAATTTCACGGACCATGAGTTGACGATATATGACTCCAATCAGCACAAGTTCGATGATATCCATCTCGATATACGTCAATGTGCTTTCTTGCCAATCTGCAGGATTATACCACAGATCCTCAAGAAGATTGGCTATTATGAGAAGCGCAATGTGGATGGGAAATACACAGAATGGATATATTCCTACCCATACGATGGATCGAACAATCTGAAACAACTGGATAGCGTAAGTTGTGGGGTTCTGTTTATTAAGTATGTCGAGATGATGCTTACTGGAAAGTTCGTTGAAAAGAACATGAGCAAGGCGGGGCTTAAAACATTCCGTGAAAAGATAGCAGAAAGCATCTACAAATTCAGCACGGATGCAAGTACCTTTGAGCCCTTGGAAGATGAAGATGAACAAGAGGATGCCGGTGAAGGCGAAGATGACGGTGAAGGCGTTGCGGCAGCCAATCTTCGTGAATGA